The Campylobacter curvus genome includes the window AAGCTAAAAAACAACGACCTAAACGCTGTTTTACAAAATTTCACATTTAAAGGACTCAGCCAAATGCTGGGCATCGACCATGTCTATGACGGAGTGGGCGACGGAAAGCTGGACTATAACATCGCCTCCCAGCAAGGAAAATTTAACATCGATATCAACGAAGGCAGGCTGGTCGCTTCAAATTTCACGAATACCATAAAAACGCTAAGTGGGCGCGATATTACGACTGAAATTTACAAAAACGGCGTGATAAACGGCACGATAGATAAAAATATGATAAATTTCGCAGCCAAAATGAGTGCACAAAGAAGCGATATAAACGTGACAAAAGGCACCTATAACACGGCAAATTCAGCTATAAATATCCCGATCGATTTCAGATATGAAAAAACTGACGCCAAGATCGATGTCACCGGCACTGCTGGGGACCCCAAATACTCGGTCAGCTCGAACTATCTAAAAGGCAAAGTGGAAAAGGAGATCGGTAGATTTTTAGACAAAAAGCTGGGCGGTGACAGCAACTCCACAAACAGTACGAAAGACGCGGTAAAAGGGCTACTTAAAAATTTATTTTGAAAACAGATGCGACAAAAGGAGCGAAAATGGTGCAAAAACACATCGTCATCACGAAAAAGACGATAGAAAATTTAAACGAGGATAACTATTTTGACGTGATAGAGCCACTTTGGTTCAGTGTCGATATTTATGATAGTTACGAGATTTACGAGCGCACATTGCAGCCTTTTTCGCGCGAGCAGCGATACGTCTTTACTACGGAGTGGCTGATAGCGGAGGTTAGCAACGGCGGCTTCGAGCAGTTTTTTGACAACTCGACTGGCATCGTTTTAAAAGATGCTTTGGAGGGTTTGAAGCAGATGGATTGCGATGATGCGGTCAGTGTGATAGAGCGCGTCATAGAGTGCTACGGCGTGTTTTCCTCGCTTGATCGCAAGACGCGCTGGGTGGAGATGGAAAACATAAGCGACGAGGCGTGGGAGAAAATAGACGCGCTTAATGATGAATTTTACAAGCTTGAAATTTATCCCAAAATGCTAAGCTATATCAAGGCAAACGCCGATAAATTTTTATTTGACGGCGTGGTGGATACGGAGTGAGAAATGAAAACTACCGATGAGAAAATGTCGATCATAAACGGCGGCAAATATGACACCGATATGATACTTTAAGCTATGCCAGCGAGCTTGTTTTTCTCAATTATTACGTCTCTTGGGGCGATATCACAAAATAAAGGAGCAAATATGGCGCCGACAAGCAGACAAAAGGAGCTTTTTAAAAAGCTTGCGCCGATACTTGGCATAGATACGCGCGTTGTGGGATACGGCGATGACGAGGGCAAAAACAGCATCGACATTTTAAGCTGCCCCGACCCCACAGACGCCGAAGTGATGTTTTACTCCACGATCGGGCTATCGGAGCGCGAAATAGATGGCAGGCGGTATGAGATATTGATGAGCGGACGGCGCGAATTTGACTTCGTGCCCAATATCCTAAGCACCTGCGCCTTTTTCGTGATAAAGGACGGCTGGAAGTGCGCTTGCGGAAATACCTTTGATACGTTAGTGCAGATGTATCACCCGAGCAAGGAGATGAAGCACATTTTATTCACCGAACCTTATTTGTGGGAGGATAAGCTGCACGGCTTTACAGCGGGCGGCGAAGCGGTCTAATTTGTGCTCGCCGTGCCGATCGCGCAAAATGAGCTTGAGTATAAAGCTAAATTTGGACTTGACGCGCTGGAAACGCTGCTTGAGGAGCGTGAAACGGATATTTTCGACCTTGATAGGAAGTCAGTCGTCTAAATTTAGAAATTTATCATCGAATTTGGCAGTGCTCGTAGGGCGATTGGGCAATTATTTAGACCCGATGAGAAAATCAGTAGTCCTGCAAAATTTTATGAAAATATAAACAATAAATAAGGTTCGTTCGGTTTTAAGGAGAATTTTTATGGCGAGATATGAATTAGGTGCAGTGTATAAAATAGAAGGCAGCAATAAAACATATTATGCACGGCTCGTCGGAAAAGATTGTTACGGTATTTACGCTCCCTTTGAGGAAAATCCAAGCGAGCAGGTTTTAGAAAAAACACC containing:
- a CDS encoding DMP19 family protein, with product MVQKHIVITKKTIENLNEDNYFDVIEPLWFSVDIYDSYEIYERTLQPFSREQRYVFTTEWLIAEVSNGGFEQFFDNSTGIVLKDALEGLKQMDCDDAVSVIERVIECYGVFSSLDRKTRWVEMENISDEAWEKIDALNDEFYKLEIYPKMLSYIKANADKFLFDGVVDTE